A part of Gambusia affinis linkage group LG21, SWU_Gaff_1.0, whole genome shotgun sequence genomic DNA contains:
- the gcm2 gene encoding chorion-specific transcription factor GCMb — MSRDEADCVCSVGMKLTWDINDPKLPQDLKQLDPFQEWTDGYVRYIYSADDKNAQRHLSGWAMRNTNNHNCQILKKSCLGVVVCSRGCVMPDGARLQLRPAICDKARQKQQKKMCPNCSAVLELLPCRGHSGYPVTNFWRVDGKAIFFQAKGVHDHPRPESKSETEARRSSVKRRVSSPPFTPKRRLMESQALGPALLCVEPAERISFIEPNFPQHYPQFQSSEPYYNPHNALGEAPPTLQKPANPRLYMGRPGYDFQGYLASPSYPVTSDLCDPRVTPVLASSSAPSSSSAPLSSSSSSFDAQTKAAPAWKELLKSSAPYADNHHYYSAEYPCRYSSNPPGSPAGLQTIITTTTKVSYQPCPKPPGALPPYQSCPKPSAGLPSYQPAKAAGLPGCSSLLEDASPSSYSTEVKVTEESGGVIKSLSFPPEPLQTKTERLDPYDYHYAYPNAYRYDDY, encoded by the exons ATGTCCCGCGACGAGGCGGACTGCGTGTGTTCGGTCGGGATGAAGCTGACCTGGGACATCAACGACCCCAAACTACCGCAG GACCTGAAGCAGTTGGACCCGTTCCAGGAGTGGACAGACGGTTACGTCCGCTACATCTACAGCG CCGATGATAAGAACGCCCAGAGACACCTGTCGGGCTGGGCCATGAGGAACACCAACAACCACAACTGCCAGATCCTGAAGAAGTCGTGCCTGGGGGTGGTGGTGTGTTCCCGGGGCTGCGTCATGCCGGACGGCGCCCGCCTGCAGCTGCGCCCCGCCATCTGCGACAAGGCCAGGCAAAAACAGCAGA AGAAGATGTGTCCAAACTGCAGCGCTGTGCTGGAGCTGCTGCCCTGCCGCGGCCACAGCGGATACCCGGTTACCAACTTCTGGCGGGTCGATGGCAAGGCCATCTTCttccag GCTAAGGGTGTCCATGACCATCCCAGACCAGAATCCAAGTCTGAGACCGAAGCCAGAAGGAGTTCAGTGAAGAGACGAGTCAGTTCCCCTCCGTTCACCCCGAAGAGACGCCTGATGGAGAGCCAG GCTTTAGGCCCCGCCCTCCTCTGTGTGGAACCAGCAGAAAGGATTTCCTTCATTGAGCCGAACTTTCCGCAGCATTACCCACAATTCCAGAGCAGCGAGCCCTACTACAACCCCCACAATGCACTGGGAGAGGCCCCTCCCACTCTCCAGAAACCAGCCAACCCAAGACTGTACATGGGCCGGCCTGGCTACGACTTCCAGGGATACCTGGCCTCACCTTCGTATCCTGTGACCTCCGACCTCTGCGACCCCAG GGTAACGCCAGTGCTGGCTTCCTCTTCAGCGCCTTCATCTTCCTCAGCTCCGctctcatcctcctcatcctcctttGACGCGCAGACGAAGGCGGCGCCGGCCTGGAAGGAGCTCCTGAAGAGCTCCGCCCCCTACGCCGATAACCACCACTACTACAGCGCAGAGTACCCCTGCCGTTACTCTAGCAACCCCCCAGGGTCACCCGCTGGTCTACAGACCATCATCACCACGACAACCAAG GTGTCCTACCAGCCCTGTCCCAAGCCTCCGGGGGCACTGCCTCCCTACCAGTCCTGTCCCAAACCGTCGGCCGGCCTGCCGTCCTACCAGCCTGCCAAAGCCGCCGGTCTGCCCGGCTGCTCGTCCCTGCTGGAAGACGCGTCTCCGTCCTCATACTCCACTGAGGTCAAGGTGACCGAGGAGTCCGGCGGAGTCATCAAGTCTCTGTCATTTCCTCCCGAACCTCTGCAGACCAAGACGGAGCGGCTAGACCCCTACGACTACCACTACGCCTACCCCAATGCCTATCGCTATGACGACTACTGA